The genomic interval CAGAGCCAGAGGCCGCCCCAACCACCGATGAAGAAGAGCTTTCGATCTTTCGTAAATTCATCGATTCAATTGATCCCGAATCGGATCAATAGCTCGCCCGTAGCCCGCTCCTTTGGCCTCAACTGATGCTTCAGTTGGGGCTTTTTCTAGCCAAATTTGGGGCTTGGATTGTCCACATGTTTCCACAACTATCCACAGGCCCATCAGCCGATCATGCTATCCAGAGGTTTTCCACCGAGTTATCAGCAGCTTTTCCACATATCGTCCACGCAGTAGATCTACTATATCTAGGGCCATGCAACTGAAATCTATCCTAGATTTAGCGTTATCCCCGTTTATTCGCTAGTTATCCCCAAAGTTATCCACAAAATGGGGATAACTAGCCTTTTGGTGTGGAAAACTCGCGGTCATGTGGACAAACATGGGGAAAGCATGTGCGCCGATCGTGCACAACAATCCACAACATGCGCTAATCCCCAAACCCATGGGGAACATGGGGAAACTCTTCCACGATCTATCCCGATCAATCATGCGCCATTACAAGAGCATGAAACGCGATCTTTCCACAAATCCACATGCTCTACTGTTAACGTCTATTTCATGATCCTAATTAAATAATATATTGGGGATATCCCCAATGCTGCGCATTGGATTTAAGCCGATTGGGAAAAGACGAAACTAAACGTTCAAAAAAACTAAATCTTGCCAAGCTAAAAATAAATTTACAGCTTTATCTATGTATTTAGATGTTTATTTGCCTGTTTATTCTCTGTGTAAATGCTTTTTAAAGTATGCTAGGATGTAAGCAGCCATTTCTAGTGAAGACGGAGCCTTGTTATGTCTGATGAGCAGCGAGCCACGATTCGGATTTTGTTAGCCGAAGACAACGAACTAGTGGCCTTGACCATGGAAGAATATTTGACCGATTTGGGCTTTCAGGTGGTCGGAGTTGCCCGCACCGGAACCCAAGCGTTGGAGCTGGCACGCCAATTAGAGCCAGATATGGCGATTCTTGATGTTAAGTTGCCCGAATTGGAAGGCACCGAGGTTGCCGCACGGCTTTATGCTGAGCGTCCGATGCCAATTGTGATGGTAACCGCTTTTACCGACCGCGACACCATTCGCAAGGCTGAACGGGCTGGGGCACTGGGCTATTTGGTCAAACCTGTTACGATGGAAGCATTGACTCCAGCGATTGATATTGCCTTAGCTCGCTTTGCCGAAATTCGCGCGTTGCGCCAAGAAGTCGATGCTTTACATGAATCGCTGGAAGCTCGTAAATTGATCGAGCGAGCCAAAGGGATTTTGATGCAGCGCTTGAATATTAGCGAACACGATGCCTACGAACGTTTGCGCCATCGAGCACGCGAAAAACGGGTCAAGCTCAAAGACATTGCCCAGACGATCATCGATGCTGAAGCCTTGCTCTCATAATTGCCCCAGCAT from Herpetosiphon gulosus carries:
- a CDS encoding response regulator, with the protein product MSDEQRATIRILLAEDNELVALTMEEYLTDLGFQVVGVARTGTQALELARQLEPDMAILDVKLPELEGTEVAARLYAERPMPIVMVTAFTDRDTIRKAERAGALGYLVKPVTMEALTPAIDIALARFAEIRALRQEVDALHESLEARKLIERAKGILMQRLNISEHDAYERLRHRAREKRVKLKDIAQTIIDAEALLS